From Rutidosis leptorrhynchoides isolate AG116_Rl617_1_P2 chromosome 3, CSIRO_AGI_Rlap_v1, whole genome shotgun sequence, a single genomic window includes:
- the LOC139900582 gene encoding putative F-box/FBD/LRR-repeat protein At4g13965 — MEPTHGKHKASKSASEDIISRMPDNVITHILDRLPIQYAVRTCILSRNWRFKWTLLSNVVFDKKFFEYSLGIVAVDWLGNIAITSSLVFHLVCHFPKLQDLYLDLRNCKFLEESGSTKWVSTSFHCLRLLMLYPIDFNSDVKLSFAFDMIWGLPELQTLMITAVYNDAVQSYTLCSSSLNHISMGQLKLCSVVFKSFRAYENEIYLIKKLLDCSPLLKKIDIYPSRSLMCGDNDRKLMLTKKLLKLQRASSAAEANIYWS; from the exons ATGGAACCAACTCATGGGAAACATAAGGCATCCAAATCAGCATCTGAAGATATTATTAGCAGAATGCCTGATAATGTTATAACACATATTCTAGATCGTTTGCCGATACAATATGCGGTCAGGACTTGTATCTTGTCAAGAAATTGGAGGTTCAAATGGACTTTACTCAGCAACGTCGTATTTGACAAGAAGTTCTTTGAGTATTCACTAGGAATTGTAGCTGTTGATTG GCTTGGCAATATAGCGATCACAAGCTCCTTAGTTTTTCACCTTGTATGTCATTTTCCAAAACTTCAAGACCTTTATTTGGATCTTCGTAACTGCAAG TTTTTAGAAGAATCAGGTTCCACAAAGTGGGTTTCTACGTCCTTTCACTGCCTCAGACTTTTGATGTTATACCCAATAGATTTTAACAGTGATGTTAAGTTATCGTTTGCCTTTGACATGATTTGGGGTTTACCAGAACTGCAGACCCTTATGATCACA GCTGTATACAATGATGCTGTTCAATCGTACACACTTTGTTCATCATCGTTGAACCACATCTCAATGGGTCAGCTTAAGCTATGTAGTGTGGTATTTAAATCTTTTAGAGCTTATGAGAATGAGATTTATTTGATAAAGAAATTACTTGATTGTTCACCTTTGCTGAAGAAGATTGATATATATCCCAGTAGATCCCTGATGTGTGGCGATAACGATCGAAAGTTGATGCTTACTAAAAAGTTGCTAAAACTTCAAAGAGCCTCCTCCGCAGCAGAAGCGAATATCTACTGGTCTTAG
- the LOC139896984 gene encoding uncharacterized protein: MCEFLGESGARNWVCTFFRYLRTLVLDPIDFSSDIELSFAFEMIWGLPELQNLEITAALNGAVPPLAFSSSTLNHVSMGQLKLRSVVFKCCRGLENEICLIKKLLACSPFLKKIDICASSSLIIGGDNGKLMFAMELLKPHRASSVAEVNIYWN; this comes from the exons ATGTGTGAG TTCTTAGGTGAATCAGGTGCTAGAAATTGGGTTTGTACCTTCTTTCGCTACCTCAGGACTCTGGTTTTAGACCCAATAGATTTTAGCAGTGATATTGAGTTATCGTTTGCCTTTGAAATGATTTGGGGTTTACCAGAACTACAGAACCTTGAGATCACA GCTGCATTAAATGGTGCCGTCCCACCACTTGCATTTTCTTCTTCAACGTTGAACCACGTCTCAATGGGGCAGCTTAAGCTACGGAGTGTGGTGTTTAAATGTTGTAGAGGTTTAGAGAATGAGATATGTTTGATAAAGAAATTACTTGCTTGTTCGCCCTTTCTTAAGAAGATTGATATTTGTGCCAGTTCATCCCTGATAATTGGTGGTGACAATGGAAAGTTGATGTTTGCTATGGAGCTGCTAAAACCCCACCGAGCCTCCTCTGTAGCCGAAGTGAATATCTACTGGAATTAG